A genomic region of Ehrlichia japonica contains the following coding sequences:
- the thiE gene encoding thiamine phosphate synthase has translation MFENDLNEVCIVDKRDLVQYCCTTQLEDPEDIVRSVDFLYSVKKKSIYVIDVIDQKYGKCWDYYFNGVERLWFLYNKASSNNKENFLSVYKASTLVSKCLNPCDFQKDALVIARAFANRSVKNVSFLDEECFPTIMLNKDDYFDKNFHPILDPIGFYQIVPDLFWLKYVIDLGVKVVQLRIKDEPIEKVEEKIKEGIHIANQNDVKLFVNDYWQLAIKYKAYGVHLGQEDLKDANFNEIFNAGLRLGVSTHCYHELAIAKCLRPSYIAFGPIFPTTLKNMDFMPQGVNLLNYWVRNLRSKIVAIGGINLLNVDSVIRTGVNGIAVISAVLNSKHPDNVTYEFIQKCKSICY, from the coding sequence ATGTTTGAAAATGATTTGAATGAAGTATGTATTGTAGATAAAAGGGATTTAGTGCAATATTGTTGTACTACTCAGTTGGAAGATCCTGAAGATATTGTTCGAAGTGTAGATTTCTTATACTCTGTGAAAAAGAAAAGCATATATGTTATTGATGTTATAGATCAAAAATACGGTAAGTGTTGGGACTATTATTTTAATGGAGTAGAGCGCTTATGGTTCTTATATAACAAAGCATCATCTAATAATAAAGAAAACTTCTTATCTGTATATAAAGCATCTACATTAGTAAGTAAGTGTTTAAATCCTTGTGATTTTCAGAAAGATGCTTTAGTTATAGCTAGAGCTTTTGCTAATAGATCTGTTAAGAACGTTAGTTTTCTAGATGAAGAATGTTTTCCCACTATTATGCTCAATAAAGATGATTACTTTGATAAAAATTTTCATCCTATACTTGATCCGATAGGGTTTTATCAAATAGTCCCAGATTTGTTTTGGTTAAAATATGTGATTGATTTAGGAGTTAAAGTGGTGCAATTAAGAATTAAGGATGAGCCAATAGAAAAGGTAGAAGAAAAAATAAAAGAAGGTATTCATATTGCGAATCAAAATGATGTTAAACTATTTGTGAATGATTATTGGCAGCTTGCAATAAAGTATAAGGCTTATGGAGTACATTTAGGGCAGGAGGATTTAAAAGATGCAAACTTTAATGAAATATTTAATGCAGGTTTGAGATTAGGTGTTAGTACTCATTGTTATCATGAATTAGCAATAGCTAAATGTTTGCGTCCTTCATACATTGCTTTTGGTCCTATTTTCCCAACTACATTAAAAAATATGGATTTTATGCCACAGGGTGTGAATTTGCTTAACTATTGGGTTAGAAATTTACGATCTAAAATTGTGGCTATTGGTGGAATTAATTTGCTAAATGTGGATTCGGTAATTAGAACTGGTGTTAATGGAATAGCTGTTATATCGGCAGTTTTAAATAGTAAACATCCTGATAATGTTACATATGAATTTATACAAAAATGTAAGTCTATATGTTATTGA